The sequence AAATGTTCGCCTCGGCCTTCGATGGCACCGATCCCGGCCCCTTCCTCGCCAATTGGCGCTGTGAAAACATCCCCTCGCCCGCCAACAGCTGGCAAGGGTCCAACATTGCCCGCATCTGTGACCCCGCCTTCGATGCGCTCTCGGCACAACTGGCCCAAACCGCCGCTCCAAAGGCCCGCGCGCAACTGGTCCAACGCATGTCCCAACGCCTCACCGACAGCCACGCACTTGTCCCGCTGGTCCACCGCGGACGGGTGGCCGCCAGCGCCAAGGACCTGCTCGGCCCCAAGCTCAACCCGTGGGGCAGCCCCTATTGGAACATCGCCACATGGCGCCGCGCCCGCTGATCGACGTCGCCCGCCGCGGCCTTGCCCTCGGCCTCAGCCTCCTGCTGATTGCCCTCGCGATCTTCGGCCTGCTCTCGCTCGCCCCCGGCGATCCGCTGGCGCATATGCCGCTGACCCTTCCGCCCGAGGTGCGCGCCGCCATGCGTGAGGCCATGGGCCTCGACGCCCCATGGCCCGCGCGCCTTGCCCTCTGGCTCCGGCAGGTCCTGGTGATCGAACCGCTGGCGCTTTGCGATGCCCTCCTCGGCACCGCATGGGCCGAGGGGCTGCCGCGCCTGATTAGCTGGCACAGCCATACCCCGGTGACAGGGCTTATCGCCGACCGCCTGCCGCAAACCCTGCGCCTCATGGGGCTGGCCTATCTGCTTGGCCTCGCCTGTGCCCTGCCATTGGGCCTCTGGCAGGCCCATACCCATCGAAGCCCCGGCGACCACGCCGCAAGCGCGCTGACGATGACGGCCTATGCCCTGCCGCCCTTCGTCACGGCGCTGCTGCTGATCTGGCTGTTTTCCATCACGCTGGGCTGGCTGCCCTCGGGCTACGACCCAAGCCACCGGATCACCGATGCCCAAAGCCTCTGGATCGAGGCCCGGCAACTCCTCCTGCCGGTCATCGTCCTCAGCCTGCAAATCACCGCGCAACTCGCCCGTCACCTGCGCGCCAGCGCGATCGAGGTCCTCCACGCCGACCACATCCGCACGGCCCGCGCCAAGGGCCTCGGCCCCCGTGCGCTCCTGACGGGCCACGTCATGCGCCACGCCATGGTCCCGGTCATCACCCTCATGGCACTTGGCCTGCCACAGGTCTTCGGGGGCGCCATCATCACCGAGCAGGTCTTCGCCATCAACGGCATCGGTCATCTGCTGATCTCCTCGA comes from Roseovarius bejariae and encodes:
- a CDS encoding ABC transporter permease; the encoded protein is MAPRPLIDVARRGLALGLSLLLIALAIFGLLSLAPGDPLAHMPLTLPPEVRAAMREAMGLDAPWPARLALWLRQVLVIEPLALCDALLGTAWAEGLPRLISWHSHTPVTGLIADRLPQTLRLMGLAYLLGLACALPLGLWQAHTHRSPGDHAASALTMTAYALPPFVTALLLIWLFSITLGWLPSGYDPSHRITDAQSLWIEARQLLLPVIVLSLQITAQLARHLRASAIEVLHADHIRTARAKGLGPRALLTGHVMRHAMVPVITLMALGLPQVFGGAIITEQVFAINGIGHLLISSIHAGDLPVVQTITLLIAVLVVLANLLADAAYRWLDPRIAA